Proteins encoded in a region of the Equus asinus isolate D_3611 breed Donkey chromosome X, EquAss-T2T_v2, whole genome shotgun sequence genome:
- the LOC123282632 gene encoding nuclear RNA export factor 2-like has product MHKLYDVSRQSLDIHKLRFDPASVTFGVEMVPNPGNDMAASLQIHGENMPKLLPWNLSNTKPCQLAGLSTTMQNASNIKNLNLASNEVKSAGKLDKGQGLEPEEMSADRNSLCTTFPDKSTNISSILELFPKLLSLDSQESRPPTNFGIEAHKRLPTCKGSFFESDALKSLVLQFLRRYYLTYDSGDRQGLLGAYLDKACFSLSIPFNPEDPAPSSLCEYVKDNRNIKKLKDPHLRLQLLKSTKHDIVRSLCVLPATQHDFSSFVVDQWLQTERVLCFSVNGVFKEVVGKSQSSVRAFTRTFIAIPASSSSLCILNDQLFVRDATPKETHSGLFIPVPTPASSSVPTLSQEQQEMVQAFSTQSGMNLQWSQKCLHDSHWDYTKAAQVLALLKAQCKIPEEALTQTDPGS; this is encoded by the exons ATGCACAAACTATATGATGTCTCCCGGCAGTCTCTTGACATCCACAAACTCCGCTTTGACCCTG CCTCGGTGACCTTTGGTGTGGAAATGGTACCGAATCCTGGAAATGACATGGCTGCCTCCCTGCAGATCCATGGAGAGAACATGCCCAAG CTTTTGCCCTGGAACCTGAGCAACACGAAACCCTGCCAGCTGGCTGGCCTGTCCACCACTATGCAGAATGCCTCCAACATCAAGAACTTAAACCTCGCCAGCAACGAG GTGAAGTCTGCAGGGAAGTTGGACAAGGGCCAAGGGCTGGAGCCAGAAGAGATGAGCGCAGACAGAAACTCCCTGTGCACCACCTTCCCAGATAAGTCAACCAACATAAG CTCCATCCTGGAATTGTTCCCCAAGTTGTTAAGCTTG GATAGCCAGGAGTCACGCCCACCAACTAACTTTGGTATTGAAGCCCACAAGAGGCTACCAACCTGCAAG GGAAGCTTCTTTGAATCTGATGCGCTGAAGAGTCTGGTTCTGCAATTCCTGCGGCG ATATTACCTGACCTATGACTCTGGAGACCGACAGGGTCTTCTCGGTGCTTACCTTGACAAGGCCTGCTTTTCCCTGAGCATCCCTTTCAACCCCGAGGACCCAGCCCC aaGCAGCTTGTGCGAGTACGTCAAGGATAACAGGAATATAAAGAAGCTCAAGGACCCCC ACCTGCGGCTTCAGCTGTTGAAGAGTACAAAACATGACATCGTGCGCTCTCTCTGTGTGTTGCCCGCAACTCAGCATGACTTCAGCTCCTTTGTGGTGGACCAGTGGCTCCAGACG GAAAGGGTGCTGTGCTTCTCTGTCAACGGGGTGTTCAAGGAAG TGGTAGGAAAGTCTCAGAGTTCTGTTCGTGCCTTCACACGGACCTTCATCGCTATCCCTGCCAGCAGTTCCAG TCTGTGCATCCTGAATGACCAGCTGTTTGTGAGGGACGCCACCCCCAAGGAGACTCACAGTGGGCTCTTCATCCCAGTTCCCACACCCGCCTCCAGCTCTGTGCCCACCCTCTCCCAGGAGCAACAGGAAATGGTGCAGGCTTTCTCCACCCAGTCCGGCATGAACCTGCAGTGGTCTCAGAA GTGCCTTCATGATAGCCACTGGGACTACACCAAAGCCGCACAGGTTCTCGCTCTGCTCAAG GCCCAGTGCAAGATCCCAGAGGAGGCCCTCACACAGACTGATCCAGGATCCTGA
- the LOC139042614 gene encoding nuclear RNA export factor 3-like: MRRNNQPKFLKRRERCWGIYRRRYSNWSEEVSSGIHPSSHQQQDGDPETSDAPVDTGIRYAPYAIPPCHRRGTFQKQDQTHVNMEREQKPPERRMEGNKQDETSGSWFKITVPFGIKYDEKWLLSLIQKQCSVPFTPVEFHYEKMQAQFFVENANIAFALKNINGKIWDKNNERISIFVSPSDAPCSVQKELKSEKVKQIKLVQTQTSCALTCRPTSSTPAYYLPSPPQTQSH; this comes from the exons ATGC GGCGAAATAACCAACCTAAAttcttaaaaagaagagaaagatgctGGGGTATTTACCGAAGGAGATATAGTAATTGGTCTGAAGAAGTCAGTTCTGGCATTCATCCTTCATCTCACCAGCAGCAAGATGGAGATCCTGAAACAAGTGATGCGCCTGTGGACACTGGAATAAGATA TGCTCCCTATGCCATTCCACCCTGTCATCGGAGAGGCACTTTTCAGAAACAAGACCAAACCCACGTTAACATGGAGAGAGAGCAAAAGCCTCCAGAGAGAAGAATGGAGGGGAACAAGCAGGATGAGACCTCAGGGAGCTGGTTCAAGATCACA GTTCCATTTGGCATAAAATATGATGAGAAGTGGCTGCTCAGTTTGATTCAGAAGCAATGCAGTGTCCCCTTCACTCCAGTTGAA TTTCACTATGAGAAAATGCAGGCCCAGTTCTTCGTTGAGAATGCCAACATTGCCTTTGCATTGAAGAATATCAACGGCAAGATTTGGGATAAGAATAATGAAAGG ATATCTATCTTTGTCAGCCCCTCTGATGCACCCTGCTCTGTGCAGAAGGAGCTGAAGTCAGAAAAGGTGAAGCAGATAAAGTTAGTGCAGACTCAAACGAGTTGTGCACTCACATGCAGACCCACCTCTTCCACCCCCGCCTATTACCTCCCTTCACCACCTCAGACTCAGAGCCACTAA